CCGCGGACAAGAAGAACAGAAGCAAAAGCGGCCCCTCAAAGCCAGGTGCCTCGAGGCGGCTTTCGACAAAGAACAGGAACAAGGTCGAACTTACGGCGACGGGTGCGGCGTTGACCAAGGCGATCAACAACAACTTGCGGGCCAGCGCGTCCCCCAGCACAGCCTTGAACCCGACCGACGGGGGCAGGCCATCGCTGACCCATTCGCCGCGCATCATCACAACCGCCGCCAGCGCCAGAACCAGAAAGCCGACGGCAAAGCCTGCAAATGGGGCACCGATAAAGCCGCCCAACATGACAGGTGCGATCGCCGCCACGCAGACCCCCAGCAACGCGCCAGTCTCGCGCCAGCGGGCGAGCATGAGGTGCCCCTGGCCCGGCAGACGATCAGCCTTGACCACCCCCTGGGCATAGAAGTTGATTGTCAGGAAACTAAAGGCCGAGAACACGCCCGTCAGCATCAAGGCAAACCAGATCAACGGCGGCAACAGCGGCGGCACCGCAAAAAGGCCCAGCATGGACAGCGCCATAACCGTGCATCCGATCAGGACGGCGACGCCCCGGCGCGACCGCAACGCTTCGGACATGCGGCCAAACAGCGGGTCCTGAACCACGTCCAGCAACCGCAGACCAAAGAGAACGGCGCCCAGCGCAGCAAGCGACACGCCGTATTCATCGACATAGAACTTGGGCGCGTGGATGTAGATCGGCAGCCCAGCCGCACTCAGCAACGCGGCGAAAACCGCGTATGCCGGAAGCTTTTGAGGCTGGGCGTTGTTCACCGCGAGACCTCATCGGACGGGGGCAGTGGGCGGGCGCGGTATGTCGCACGTTTCCACCACAGCTTGAGCGCCTGCCAATGGATCAGGGCCAGCACGCGGCGCGAGCCAAAGGGGCGGCGCAGGGCCGCACGCAGGATGCGCCTGTTGGTCAGCGGACAGCGCTGCCCGGTCAGGGTGGCAATCAGCCCGCCTTCGCCGCGAGAATAGTCGATCCAGACGCCGATCCGATCCTCGCGAATATCGAAACGAAATTCATACCCGCCTTCGACCGGCTGGAAGGGCGAGACATGAAAAATCTTGGTCGCTTGCATCCGGTCATCGGCCGCAATGGGGCGCAGGTCAGAATGGTTCACAAGATAGCTGTGCCGGTCGCCAAAGGTGTTTGTCACCTCGGAAATGACGGCAATCAACGTGTCGTCGTCGCGGCGACACAGCCAGAAGCTGACGGGGTTGAAAACGTGCCCCATGACCTTGGGCTGGGCCAGCAATTCGATCCGGGCCACACCGGTGATCTGGTGCGCCTGCAGCACCTCACGCACCCACGCGGCCCCGCGCCCGGCCTTGGGCGGGCCGCCGTGATCGACATCATCAAGTCCCATGAGCCCGCGCGTGTTCCGCCCAAACAGGCGCGGCACGCGCAACTCGGCCTCTGCATCCAGGAGCATGTAATCCACCGAGTAGCGAAAGGCGTTCTCGATGGCCCCCTTGCGCCCGTGATAGGTGACGCCAGCGATATGATCGATCGTAGCGGTCATTATTCCGCAGCTACCTGCAATTGCGGCGTCCGCAACAACGCGCGGGCCACGTCCAGACCGGCGGTCAGACCGTCCTCGTGGAACCCGTGGCGCATCCATGCACCGCAGTACCACGTGTGATTGGCACCGTTCATGGCGCGAACCTGATCCTGCGCGGCCAAGGCGGCCAGGTCATAGACCGGGTGCCGCAGCACTGTCTGGTCATAGATCAACTCTTCGCGGATCGTCCGCTTGGTGTTCAGGGTCACGAAATGCATGTCGTCCTTGGGGATCGGTTGCAGCGAATTGAGCCAGTAGGTCAGATCGATGCGGTCCGACTGCGCGCCCCTGTCCTCGGTATAGACCCAGCTGGACCAGACCTGCCGCCGCGCGGGCATGATGTTTTGGTCGCGGTGCAGGATGACATCGTTGGGTTGGTACTTGACGGCACCAAGGGCGGCCCGTTCATCGTCCGTGGGATCCTCCAGCAGGCGAAGGCTGTCATCGGAATGGGTGGCAAGGATCACCTCGTCAAACATTTCCCAGTCCCCGCCCCATGCCTTGACCTGGCCCCCGCCGGCGGTGCGGCGTACGCCTTGCACGGGCGCGCCAAGGCGGATGTCCACCCCGTTGCCCAGCATCGCCGCCTCGATCCGGCGGACGTATTCGATAGAACCGCCGTCAACCGTATACCACTGATGCTGCCCCGTCGCATTCAGCAAGGCGTGATTTTCAAAGAACTGGATCATGGCATGGGCCGGGAAATCCATGATCTTGTCCACGGGCGTGGACCAGATCGCGCCGCTGAGGGGAAGGAGGTAATAGTCGCGGAACCAGTCGCCGGTGCCCATCACGTCCAGGAACTGTGCGATTGTGCGCGTGCGGTCTTCGTTCGCGACCCGCAATGCATTTCTGTTGAAGCGCAGGACATCACGCACCATGCCAAGGAACTTGGGGTTCACAGCGTTGCGGCGCTGGGCAAAGAGTGCATCGAGGCTTGCCAGCCCGTACTCCAGTCGCCCGCCATCAATGGACGCGCCAAAGCTCATGTTGGATTTGACAACCGGCACATCGAGTTCGTCAAACAGGTGCGCCATGTTGGGATAGTTGGCGTAGTTGAACACCAGAAAACCTGTATCGACAGGCTGATCGCCCCGCTTGCCCGCCATGATGGTTCGGGCATGACCTCCCAATCGCGGCTCGGCTTCGAACAGGGTGACGTGGTGATCAGACGCAAGGGTATGGGCGGCCCCCATTCCCGATATCCCACCCCCGATTACGGCAATGCGTTTCGGTGCGGTGGCAGCAGTTTCAAATGGCATAA
The DNA window shown above is from uncultured Tateyamaria sp. and carries:
- a CDS encoding MFS transporter gives rise to the protein MNNAQPQKLPAYAVFAALLSAAGLPIYIHAPKFYVDEYGVSLAALGAVLFGLRLLDVVQDPLFGRMSEALRSRRGVAVLIGCTVMALSMLGLFAVPPLLPPLIWFALMLTGVFSAFSFLTINFYAQGVVKADRLPGQGHLMLARWRETGALLGVCVAAIAPVMLGGFIGAPFAGFAVGFLVLALAAVVMMRGEWVSDGLPPSVGFKAVLGDALARKLLLIALVNAAPVAVSSTLFLFFVESRLEAPGFEGPLLLLFFLSAALAAPIWGRLAEGYGPKPVLLAAMVLAIAAFGWAVTLGPGDWLAFAIICALSGATLGADLTVLPAVFASRMARISPSAAEGFGLWSFVSKFTLAFAAVTLLPALERAGFDSGAAIHPPEALALLTLLYAAVPCGLKVVAIALLATTDLKET
- a CDS encoding DUF1365 domain-containing protein; this encodes MTATIDHIAGVTYHGRKGAIENAFRYSVDYMLLDAEAELRVPRLFGRNTRGLMGLDDVDHGGPPKAGRGAAWVREVLQAHQITGVARIELLAQPKVMGHVFNPVSFWLCRRDDDTLIAVISEVTNTFGDRHSYLVNHSDLRPIAADDRMQATKIFHVSPFQPVEGGYEFRFDIREDRIGVWIDYSRGEGGLIATLTGQRCPLTNRRILRAALRRPFGSRRVLALIHWQALKLWWKRATYRARPLPPSDEVSR
- a CDS encoding FAD-dependent oxidoreductase; the protein is MPFETAATAPKRIAVIGGGISGMGAAHTLASDHHVTLFEAEPRLGGHARTIMAGKRGDQPVDTGFLVFNYANYPNMAHLFDELDVPVVKSNMSFGASIDGGRLEYGLASLDALFAQRRNAVNPKFLGMVRDVLRFNRNALRVANEDRTRTIAQFLDVMGTGDWFRDYYLLPLSGAIWSTPVDKIMDFPAHAMIQFFENHALLNATGQHQWYTVDGGSIEYVRRIEAAMLGNGVDIRLGAPVQGVRRTAGGGQVKAWGGDWEMFDEVILATHSDDSLRLLEDPTDDERAALGAVKYQPNDVILHRDQNIMPARRQVWSSWVYTEDRGAQSDRIDLTYWLNSLQPIPKDDMHFVTLNTKRTIREELIYDQTVLRHPVYDLAALAAQDQVRAMNGANHTWYCGAWMRHGFHEDGLTAGLDVARALLRTPQLQVAAE